The Pseudomonas aeruginosa genome includes the window CTGCTCGGCGCGGCGCACGCTTTCGCGCCCGGCCTCGAGCGCCAGCAGGCACTGTTCGGCGCCCATCGCCGGGGCCTCGACGAAGTTCGCGGTGCCCGCCGCCAGGCGCAGGTGACGCACGCCGGGCAAGGCTTCCAGGGGGAACGCGGTGCCCAGGTCGACCACCTCCAGGCCGGCGCCGAGTTCGCGCGCCAGCACGCTGATCGCCGCGCCGCCGCGGACGAAGTTGCGCAGCATCTCGCCGGTGACCGCCTGCGGATAGGCCGAGATGCCCTCGGCGACTACCCCGTGGTCGCCGGCGAAGACCGTCACCCAGATCCTCTCCAGGCTCGGTCGTTCGCGCCCCTGCAACGCCGCCAGGTCGATCGCCACTTGCTCCAGGCGGCCCAGCGAGCCGCGCGGCTTGGTCAACCGGTCCTGGCGTTCGGCCGCGCGCCGGCGCATCTGCGGGTCCGCCTCGCGGCAGGTGTCGCGCCACCATTGCAGACTCATAGCGGTTCTCCTTTCAACGGCATGGGCAGGCCGGCGACGGTGAAGGTCACCCGTTCGCAGCGTTTGGCGATGGCCTGGTGCAGCCAGCCGGCCTCGTCGACGTAGCGCCGGCTGAGTTCGCCCAGCGGCACCACGCCGAGCCCGGTTTCGTTGCTGACCAGGATGATCCGTCCCGGCAGCGCGCCGAGACATTCCAGCAGCGCCTCGCGCTCGCCGTCGAGACGCTGGGGATCGTCGCAGAGCAGCAGGTTGGTCAGCCACAGGGTCAGGCAGTCGACCAGCAGGCAGCGTCCGGCCTCGGCCTCGCTGCGCAGCGTCGCCGCCAGCGCCAGAGGCTCCTCCAGGGTTCGCCAGTGGGCCGGGCGGCGCGCGCGGTGCTCGGCGATGCGCCGGCCCATTTCGCCGTCGCCGGCCTGGGCGGTGGCGATGTAGCTCACCGCCAGCCCGCTCTCGGCGGCCAGGCGCTCGGCCAGGCGGCTCTTGCCGGAACGGGCGCCGCCAAGGATCAGGTCACGCATGGGGTTCTCCGCAGAGGGCGAGCAATCGCCCGGTATCCAGGTGGCGCTCGACCAGGTCGGCGAGCCGCTCGATGTCGCGTTCGCGCAAGGCCTGGTAGTCCACCGCCTGGACCTCGCGCAGGCCGGCCCAGCGCAGCAGCGCCGAACAGGCCGCGGTGGATTCGAACAGGCCGTGCAGGTAGGTGCCCATGACGTTCCCGTCGACGCTACGGGCACCATCCGCGCGGCCATCGTCGAGCACCACCGCCGGCCGCGCCAGGGCCTCGCCACGGGTGACCCCGGCATGGATCTCGTAGCCCGACAGCGGCGCATCCTCCAGGCTCAGGCGGCCCTGTACGTTGCGCAATTGCTTGTCCGCCTCAAGGGTCGTTTCCAACGCCAGCAGGCCGAGGCCAGCGCTGCTGCCGGCCGCGCCTTCCAGGCCGAGCGGATCGTGCAGGCGCTCGCCGAGCATCTGCAGGCCGCCGCAGATCCCCAGCAGGCGACCGCCGTAGCGCAGGTGACGGAGGATCGCCTCGTCCCAGCCGCGCTCGCGCAGCGCCGCGAGGTCGGCGCGCACGCTCTTCGAGCCGGGCAGGACGATCAGGTCCGCCGACGGCAGCGCCTGGCCGGGGCCGACGAAGCTCAACTCGACCTGGGGGTGCAGGCGCAGCGGATCGAAATCGGTGTGGTTGCTGATCCTCGGCAGCACCGGCACCACCACCTTCAGGCGCGGCCCGACCTTGGCCGCCTGGCGCGTGTCGATGGCGTCCTCCGCCTCCAGGTGCAGGTCGCTGACATAGGGCAGCACGCCGAGCACCGGCTTGCCGGTGCGCGCCTCCAGCCAGTCGAGGCCGGGTTGCAGCAGGGCGATGTCGCCGCGGAAGCGATTGATGACGAAGCCTTTGACCCGCTCCCGCTCCGAGTCGGAGAGCAGTTCCAGGGTGCC containing:
- the cobU gene encoding bifunctional adenosylcobinamide kinase/adenosylcobinamide-phosphate guanylyltransferase, coding for MRDLILGGARSGKSRLAERLAAESGLAVSYIATAQAGDGEMGRRIAEHRARRPAHWRTLEEPLALAATLRSEAEAGRCLLVDCLTLWLTNLLLCDDPQRLDGEREALLECLGALPGRIILVSNETGLGVVPLGELSRRYVDEAGWLHQAIAKRCERVTFTVAGLPMPLKGEPL
- a CDS encoding cobyric acid synthase — protein: MSDRGRTLMVQGTTSDAGKSTLVTALCRWLARRGVAVVPFKPQNMALNSAVTADGGEIGRAQAVQAQACRLAPHTDMNPVLLKPNTDIGAQVIIHGRAVTSMDAAAYHDYKRVAMEAVLASHGRLAAAYRVVMVEGAGSPAEINLRANDIANMGFAEAVDCPVILVADIDRGGVFAHLVGTLELLSDSERERVKGFVINRFRGDIALLQPGLDWLEARTGKPVLGVLPYVSDLHLEAEDAIDTRQAAKVGPRLKVVVPVLPRISNHTDFDPLRLHPQVELSFVGPGQALPSADLIVLPGSKSVRADLAALRERGWDEAILRHLRYGGRLLGICGGLQMLGERLHDPLGLEGAAGSSAGLGLLALETTLEADKQLRNVQGRLSLEDAPLSGYEIHAGVTRGEALARPAVVLDDGRADGARSVDGNVMGTYLHGLFESTAACSALLRWAGLREVQAVDYQALRERDIERLADLVERHLDTGRLLALCGEPHA